In Thioalbus denitrificans, the following are encoded in one genomic region:
- the lpxL gene encoding LpxL/LpxP family Kdo(2)-lipid IV(A) lauroyl/palmitoleoyl acyltransferase — translation MARRRRREPAPYAPTYWPTWLGLGLLRLLNLLPWSWQLALGRFLGDATRHLARSRARVARTNLRLCFPELETAARERLLRDHFRALGMGVVELAMSWWGSNERLRSLGSVEGLEHFDAALAAGHGIILLTGHFTPMELCAHRLSLERPFDAMYRPASNVVVDRLTKRARDRRRNTRIFARDDIRAMLRSLRDNRAVWYGPDQDYGRELSVFAPFFGVDAATITTTARFARMSRARVVPYFPVRRADGRYVIRVLPPLAGYPTGDAEADARTINALVEAAVRACPEQYLWIHRRFKTRPQGEPRLY, via the coding sequence ATGGCCAGGCGTAGACGCCGCGAGCCCGCACCCTACGCACCGACCTACTGGCCCACCTGGCTGGGTCTCGGGCTGCTGCGGCTGCTGAACCTGCTGCCCTGGTCCTGGCAGCTGGCGCTGGGCCGTTTCCTGGGCGACGCCACCCGCCACCTGGCCCGCTCCCGGGCCCGGGTGGCGCGGACCAATCTCCGGCTCTGCTTCCCGGAGCTGGAGACCGCGGCGCGCGAGCGGCTGCTGCGCGATCATTTCCGGGCGCTCGGCATGGGGGTGGTGGAGCTCGCCATGAGCTGGTGGGGCAGCAACGAGCGCCTGCGCAGCCTGGGCAGCGTCGAGGGGCTGGAGCACTTCGACGCCGCGCTGGCCGCGGGTCACGGCATCATCCTGCTGACCGGGCACTTCACGCCCATGGAGCTGTGCGCCCACCGCCTCTCACTGGAGCGCCCCTTCGACGCCATGTACCGGCCCGCCAGCAACGTGGTGGTGGACCGGCTCACCAAGCGCGCCCGCGACCGCCGCCGCAATACCCGCATCTTCGCCCGCGACGACATCCGCGCCATGCTCCGCAGCCTGCGCGACAACCGCGCCGTGTGGTACGGACCGGACCAGGACTACGGCCGTGAGCTCAGCGTCTTCGCCCCCTTCTTCGGCGTGGACGCGGCCACCATCACCACCACCGCCCGCTTCGCCCGCATGAGCCGCGCCCGGGTGGTACCCTATTTCCCGGTGCGCCGCGCCGACGGCCGCTACGTCATCCGGGTGCTGCCGCCGCTGGCCGGCTACCCGACCGGCGACGCCGAGGCGGACGCCCGGACCATCAACGCCCTGGTGGAGGCGGCGGTGCGGGCGTGCCCGGAGCAGTACCTGTGGATCCACCGGCGCTTCAAGACGCGCCCCCAAGGGGAGCCGCGGCTCTACTGA
- a CDS encoding glycosyltransferase family 9 protein, producing MQRALFITLSNIGDAVLTTPALEYLHARHPDLRFDIVADARSAELFTHCPYRGEILLKHKRAGWRGLLRLIRTLRRTRYVLAADLRTDGLAYLLRAERRMTKLRRGPAGPHSVEEHMAVVAPGVRRAEIPPTRIWLTDALREQARERLAALPPGPLLAIGPGANWLPKIWPLESFAELLRRLEGRVAAAVLLGGPKDRERAEGLVREAALPMLDLCGTTGLLEATAVLERADLFVGNDSGLGHLASAVATPTLTLFGPGEPERYHPWGPRAAWLVAPDRDLARLTPEVVAERLLRHLERWR from the coding sequence ATGCAACGGGCCCTGTTCATCACCCTGAGCAACATCGGCGACGCCGTGCTCACCACGCCGGCGCTGGAGTACCTGCACGCCCGGCACCCGGACCTGCGCTTCGACATCGTCGCCGACGCCCGCTCCGCGGAGCTGTTCACCCACTGCCCCTACCGCGGCGAGATCCTGCTCAAGCACAAGCGCGCCGGCTGGCGGGGACTGCTGCGGCTGATCCGGACCCTGCGCCGCACCCGCTACGTCCTGGCGGCCGACCTGCGCACCGACGGACTGGCCTACCTGCTGCGCGCCGAGCGGCGCATGACCAAGCTGCGGCGCGGTCCGGCCGGCCCCCACAGCGTGGAGGAGCACATGGCGGTGGTGGCGCCCGGCGTGCGCCGCGCGGAGATACCGCCCACCCGCATCTGGCTGACCGACGCGCTGCGCGAGCAGGCCCGCGAGCGCCTCGCCGCCCTGCCCCCGGGGCCCCTGCTGGCCATCGGTCCGGGCGCCAACTGGCTGCCCAAGATCTGGCCCCTGGAGTCCTTCGCCGAGCTGCTGCGCCGGCTCGAGGGGCGGGTGGCGGCGGCGGTCCTGCTGGGCGGCCCCAAGGACCGCGAGCGCGCCGAGGGCCTGGTGCGGGAAGCAGCGCTGCCGATGCTCGATCTATGCGGCACCACCGGGCTGCTGGAGGCGACCGCGGTGCTGGAGCGGGCCGACCTGTTCGTGGGCAACGACTCCGGACTGGGACACCTGGCCAGCGCGGTCGCCACGCCGACCCTCACCCTGTTCGGGCCGGGCGAGCCGGAGCGCTACCACCCCTGGGGTCCCCGCGCCGCCTGGCTAGTGGCGCCCGATCGCGACCTGGCCCGGCTCACCCCCGAGGTGGTGGCGGAGCGGCTCCTGAGGCACCTGGAACGATGGCGCTGA